One Glycine max cultivar Williams 82 chromosome 4, Glycine_max_v4.0, whole genome shotgun sequence DNA segment encodes these proteins:
- the LOC102661565 gene encoding uncharacterized mitochondrial protein AtMg00810-like, with product MEMTRCLLHVKELPKEHWAEVANTTVFLLNRLPTKTVDGKTPFEAWFFVVSLYVDDLLVAGSNIELIQQFKEDMMRVFEMTGLGKMSYFLGIEIKQRQNEIFICQQKYADEILKKFCMDNCKSMSTPMCQKGKLCKDNGTTKVNESEYRSLVGCLMYLTTTRPDIMYAVSVLSRFINCANESHLRAAKRVLRYVKGTVSFGVKFCLAPSFELQGYSDSGWVGSLNDMKSTSGFCFNFIGIFTWSSKKQEIVAQ from the exons ATGGAAATGACTAGATGTCTGCTTCATGTGAAGGAACTTCCCAAAGAACATTGGGCAGAGGTAGCAAATACTACTGTATTTTTGTTGAACAGACTTCCCACAAAAACAGTTGATGGGAAAACTCCTTTTGAGGCCTG GTTTTTTGTGGTATCCTTATATGTGGATGATCTCTTAGTCGCTGGCAGCAACATTGAGCTTATTCAACAATTCAAAGAAGACATGATGCGAGTCTTTGAGATGACTGGTCTTGGAAAAATGTCTTATTTCCTTGGAATAGAAatcaagcagagacaaaatgaaATATTCATTTGTCAACAAAAGTATGCAGATGAGATTCTAAAGAAGTTCTGCATGGATAACTGTAAGAGTATGAGCACTCCTATGTGTCAAAAAGGGAAATTGTGCAAGGATAATGGAACAACTAAAGTGAATGAGTCCGAATATAGAAGCTTGGTTGGCTGCTTGATGTATCTAACAACAACAAGGCCAGATATTATGTATGCTGTAAGTGTTCTTTCAAGATTTATAAATTGTGCTAATGAGTCTCATCTTAGAGCTGCAAAAAGAGTTCTCAGATATGTCAAGGGAACTGTAAGCTTTGGTGTTAAGTTTTGTTTGGCACCAAGCTTTGAGTTGCAAGGTTATTCTGATAGTGGCTGGGTCGGGTCTTTAAATGACATGAAAAGCACTTCcggtttttgtttcaacttcatAGGAATATTTACTTGGAGTTCAAAGAAGCAAGAAATTGTGGCTCAATAA
- the LOC100782076 gene encoding receptor-like protein kinase HSL1 codes for MSKIHLFMLKFPFHLLLLLSVIVPFQVISQSENTEQTILLTLKHELGDPPSLRSWIPSPSAPCDWAEIRCAGGSVTRLLLSGKNITTTTKNLSSTICNLKHLFKLDFSGNFISDEFPTTLYNCTNLRHLDLSDNNLAGPIPADVDRLETLAYLNLGSNYFSGEIPPAIGNLPELQTLLLYKNNFNGTIPREIGNLSNLEILGLAYNPKLKRAKIPLEFSRLRKLRIMWMTQCNLMGEIPEYFGNILTNLERLDLSRNNLTGSIPRSLFSLRKLKFLYLYYNRLSGVIPSPTMQGLNLTELDFGNNILTGSIPREIGNLKSLVTLHLYSNHLYGEIPTSLSLLPSLEYFRVFNNSLSGTLPPELGLHSRLVVIEVSENHLSGELPQHLCVGGALIGVVAFSNNFSGLLPQWIGNCPSLATVQVFNNNFSGEVPLGLWTSRNLSSLVLSNNSFSGPLPSKVFLNTTRIEIANNKFSGPVSVGITSATNLVYFDARNNMLSGEIPRELTCLSRLSTLMLDGNQLSGALPSEIISWKSLSTITLSGNKLSGKIPIAMTVLPSLAYLDLSQNDISGEIPPQFDRMRFVFLNLSSNQLSGKIPDEFNNLAFENSFLNNPHLCAYNPNVNLPNCLTKTMPHFSNSSSKSLALILAAIVVVLLAIASLVFYTLKTQWGKRHCGHNKVATWKVTSFQRLNLTEINFLSSLTDNNLIGSGGFGKVYRIATNRLGEYVAVKKIWNRKDVDDKLEKEFLAEVEILGNIRHSNIVKLLCCYASEDSKLLVYEYMENQSLDKWLHGKKKTSPSGLSWPTRLNIAIGVAQGLYYMHHECSPPVIHRDVKSSNILLDSEFKAKIADFGLAKMLANLGEPHTMSALAGSFGYIPPEYAYSTKINEKVDVYSFGVVLLELVTGRKPNKGGEHACSLVEWAWDHFSEGKSLTDAFDEDIKDECYAVQMTSVFKLALLCTSSLPSTRPSAKDILLVLRQCCHSGSTCRRAGNEFDIAPLLGDTRYIYSYKE; via the exons ATGTCGAAAATACACCTCTTCATGCTGAAGTTTCCTTTTCATTTGCTCTTGTTGCTCAGCGTCATAGTACCCTTTCAAGTAATTTCACAATCAGAAAATACCGAACAAACAATCCTACTCACCCTCAAACATGAACTGGGGGATCCACCGTCGCTCCGGTCATGGATACCGTCACCGTCGGCGCCGTGCGACTGGGCGGAGATTCGCTGCGCCGGCGGCTCCGTCACCAGGCTCCTCCTCTCCGGCAAAaacatcaccaccaccaccaagaaCCTCTCTTCCACAATCTGCAACCTCAAACACCTCTTCAAGCTCGACTTCTCCGGCAACTTCATCTCCGACGAGTTCCCAACAACGTTGTACAACTGCACCAACCTCCGGCACCTCGACCTGTCGGACAACAACCTCGCCGGACCAATCCCTGCCGACGTCGACCGCCTCGAAACGCTCGCTTATCTCAACCTCGGCAGCAACTACTTCTCCGGCGAGATACCGCCGGCCATCGGAAACCTACCGGAGCTGCAAACACTTCTCCTTTACAAAAACAACTTCAACGGAACCATCCCCAGGGAAATTGGAAACTTGTCCAATCTCGAAATCTTGGGTTTGGCTTATAACCCTAAGCTCAAACGCGCGAAAATCCCGTTGGAGTTTTCCAGGTTAAGAAAATTAAGGATCATGTGGATGACGCAGTGTAACTTGATGGGAGAGATTCCAGAATATTTCGGGAATATTCTCACGAATCTGGAACGGTTGGATTTGTCGCGGAACAACCTAACAGGGAGCATTCCTCGGAGTTTATTTTCGCTGAGGAAGTTGAAGTTCTTGTACCTCTACTATAACAGGTTGTCGGGTGTAATACCTAGTCCTACGATGCAGGGTTTGAATTTAACCGAACTTGATTTCGGTAACAACATTTTGACGGGTTCCATACCCCGAGAGATTGGAAACTTGAAGAGTTTGGTTACCTTGCACTTGTATTCGAATCATTTGTATGGTGAGATTCCCACAAGTTTAAGCCTACTTCCTAGTCTCGAGTATTTCAGGGTTTTCAACAATAGCTTGAGTGGAACACTCCCTCCAGAGCTAGGCTTGCATTCGAGGCTTGTTGTGATTGAGGTTTCAGAGAATCATCTCAGTGGTGAGTTGCCGCAGCATTTGTGTGTAGGTGGTGCTCTCATTGGTGTGGTGGCTTTTTCCAACAATTTTAGCGGCCTTTTGCCTCAATGGATTGGGAATTGTCCTTCCCTCGCCACGGTTCaggtttttaataataatttttccgGGGAGGTTCCTTTGGGTTTGTGGACTTCGAGGAACctttcttcattggttttgagCAACAACTCATTTTCCGGTCCTCTTCCTAGTAAAGTGTTTTTGAATACAACGAGGATTGAGATCGCCAACAACAAGTTCTCCGGTCCGGTATCTGTTGGGATTACTTCGGCGACAaatttggtgtattttgatgCGAGAAACAACATGCTTTCAGGTGAAATTCCGAGGGAATTGACGTGTCTTTCTCGGCTTAGTACTCTCATGCTTGATGGTAACCAACTTTCTGGTGCACTTCCATCTGAGATTATTTCATGGAAATCACTGAGTACCATCACACTCTCAGGAAACAAACTTTCTGGCAAGATCCCTATTGCTATGACTGTTCTTCCTAGCTTGGCTTACTTGGACTTGTCTCAAAATGACATATCAGGTGAAATCCCACCTCAGTTTGATAGGATGAGGTTTGTTTTTCTCAACTTGTCCTCGAACCAGCTATCTGGGAAAATCCCTGATGAGTTTAATAATCTCGCATTTGAAAACAGCTTCTTGAACAATCCTCATCTGTGTGCTTACAATCCAAACGTCAACCTTCCTAACTGCTTGACCAAAACCATGCCACACTTTAGCAATTCATCTTCAAAATCACTTGCCCTGATTCTGGCCGCCATTGTCGTTGTGTTGCTGGCCATAGCCTCCTTGGTCTTCTATACATTAAAAACACAATGGGGCAAAAGACACTGTGGGCATAATAAGGTTGCAACGTGGAAGGTCACATCATTTCAGAGGCTTAATCTCACGGAAATAAACTTCCTCTCAAGTTTGACAGACAATAACCTCATAGGAAGTGGAGGGTTTGGGAAAGTTTACCGGATTGCTACAAATCGTCTGGGTGAGTATGTTGCGGTGAAGAAGATATGGAATCGCAAGGATGTGGATGACAAGTTGGAGAAAGAGTTTTTGGCTGAGGTTGAGATCCTGGGTAATATTCGGCACTCAAATATAGTGAAGCTTTTGTGTTGTTATGCTAGTGAGGACTCCAAACTTCTTGTTTATGAATACATGGAAAATCAGAGCCTGGACAAATGGCTCCATGGAAAGAAGAAAACATCACCTTCCGGGTTAAGTTGGCCAACGAGGTTGAATATTGCCATTGGGGTTGCACAAGGTCTGTATTACATGCACCATGAATGCTCACCCCCAGTCATCCACCGAGATGTTAAGTCTAGCAATATATTGTTGGACTCAGAGTTCAAAGCTAAAATAGCAGATTTTGGTCTTGCCAAGATGTTGGCAAACCTCGGTGAACCACACACCATGTCTGCTCTAGCAGGCTCTTTTGGCTACATTCCACCAG AATATGCCTACTCGACAAAGATTAACGAGAAGGTCGATGTATATAGCTTTGGGGTTGTGCTCTTAGAGCTTGTGACAGGAAGAAAGCCTAATAAAGGAGGTGAGCATGCATGCAGCCTAGTTGAATGGGCGTGGGATCATTTTAGTGAAGGGAAGAGCCTTACCGATGCATTCGATGAGGATATCAAAGATGAATGTTATGCGGTACAAATGACGAGTGTCTTCAAATTAGCTCTCCTTTGCACTAGTTCTTTACCCTCAACTAGGCCTTCCGCGAAGGATATTTTGCTAGTTCTTCGCCAATGTTGTCATTCAGGTTCTACATGTAGAAGAGCGGGAAACGAGTTTGATATCGCTCCTCTTCTTGGTGATACAAGGTACATCTATAGTTACAAGGAGTAA